The sequence GTGGCCCTGACGGTCATGCCCTGCTGCTGTACCAGCCCATTGAGCGCTGCAGGGCCTTCTCCCAGCTCCGAAGGACCGCCTCGTACTCCGCACTCACCACCCCCAGCTCGGTGCCGCTCTGGGCCGCCTGTCGGGGCACGAACATCTGGTCAGCGGTGTGGAGCCGCTTCAGCTCCTCCTTGTCCTTCCAGAATCCTGCCGGGACAGAGGACGCCATTAGAGAGGGCGACTTTAAGGCAGTCTGCCATCTGTGTGGGCAATGCCAATGCAAATTTCAGAGTCATTGTGCAGGCAgcgctaatgtgtgtgtgtgtgtgtgtgtgtgtgtgtgtgtgtgtgtgtgtgtgtgtgtgtgtgtgtgtgtgtgtgtgtgtgtgtgtgtgtgtgtgtgtgcgtgtgtgtgtgtgcgtgtgcatttgcgCGTGCTCATGTGGCTCATCTCGGTGAGTGCTACTCCGGTGCTGGATGGAATGCCGTGTGTGCACCCGCTTCTTGggctgagctggctgtcgctctGCACGGTTGACGTCGTTGTGTGAAAGAATGTGTTtaggaatgggtgaatgtgaggcaatattgtgcAATATCGaacgctttgagtggccgctggttggaaaagcactgtataaatgcagtccatttaacatTCACAAACATCGCTTCCGCCAGAGCCAACGGACCGGACTCTGATCATTAAGGATAAATTAGTAGGCATTACTTTGAAAGCTGTTTAGCCATGGACAAAGCCAGGCTACGCCAAGTGGCGGACCAACTCAACCGAGTCTCTCCGTCCGGTGTCTCCCGCCCCACTCCCTGCATGCATCACAGGCCGCGGCAGATCCTTGTGTGACTGGACACGTTGAGACGCGACATATAAGTCGACATATAAACAGGAGACTCCACCGGTTTTTCTACCTCTACCTCACCGTTACTATTGTGGTGAAAGCCAACACTGTGCTGATGCTTGGACTGTGGAGAGTCATGTGGTGGTGAGGCGAGGGGTTCCAGCCGAAAGGATCTGGTTTCCTACCCCAATGTCTGCAACCCAGGTTGTATTCACCGTTGTGCTCAGATGCCTCTTACTGTTCATTAATTACGTGATGTAAGTTGCTTTTCCCGAGTGACTAAATCAGGCATAGTCGGACAGAAATCCCAGCAGCAAGCTGAACTCGCCTTCATCAGACTGAGGTCACAAGTGTGACCTCATTGTTCTCCTGTTACACAAACTGATCTCCACGGGTCCAAGAATGCCGGATTGGAAGAGTGTGGAAAGTAGTTCTTTTAACCCTTTCTACAGTGCTTTTCTGCGTGTCTTTGGTACTCATGACATGGTTGTGCTCTATCGGATAAGGGCTAAAAATGAGGAAACGTAGGACGTTGGTGCGAAACATGAATCAAGTATTCATGTATTAacatgtgtgcgtctgaagtTGACACATACCCACTCCAAGTCCGGCCACAAAGGCTGCCCCGCGGCAGGAGATCTCGTGGTGGACGGGTCGGGCCAgcttctgaccaatcagatcgGTGGTCAGCTGCATGACAAAGTCATTAGTGCACACGCCCCCGTCCAcactaaacacatgcacacacacacacacacacacacacgagaagaaagagaaaatacaGAGCGTTAAGGAGTCTTAATGTAGTGCATGTAACAGTATCAACGTATAGAGTCTGACCCATAATGTatcgtctgtctgcctgtaacATCATCGCTCTGCGGATTTGTATGATGCACGTAATGTATTGACAATAAAACTGAAATTGCATTAGCAGAGGAAGCAGACATTCCTCACAGGGAAACTACTTAGTGATTCCCCGTGGTGAGCTGCTATAAATGGACGCCCGGCAACCGCTCGGAGAAGGGCTGCACACAAGCTTTGCTCCATACCCACGATTGGAAAAGGGCGATATCATGAACATTTGTAGTTTAACAGccttttgtgtatttgtgattCGTTTTCTAGTGGAAACCAGGGCCTCTTTAAAGCGCGTTTGAACCAAAAGGTCCACCGTACCGGATCTTAGTGACGGGAATGCAGGTCTCTCTCAGCATGGTCTGGTAGAGCTGACGGACACTGAAACACAACAAAGTAAATggtgaatggactgcatttatacagcgcctttctaaccagtggccactcaaagcactttgcAATGTtacctaacattcacccattcattcacacattcacacaccgacgccggagtcgaccatgcaaggcgacagccagctcgccgggagcagtcagggtgaggcgtcttgcccagggacacctcgctcactcagtcagggattgaactagcagcCTTTCTGTttccagccaacccgctccacctcctgagccccaTGCCGCCCCCCAGTACCATCGACCAAGACCGGAACAACCTGAGCAGTCTAGGTACAGGCTACAACTCACAGCCTTACAAAGAGCACATGGCCACGACCATTCACCTGAAGGCTACGGACTCCAGGATGGCTCGGACCAGGTGGCACTTGTTGGTGGATGGTGTGAGACCCATGAAGGAAGCACAGGCTGTGGGGTCATTGAGTGGAGCCTGTAGCAATCAAGAGGATGGaatgttattttaaataaaaaaaaagatgtatacaaaaaaaaacacaagtcaATCGCCTATAGATAAATGTAACCTCCTCTATACAGGGAGcccttttactttatttatttttttgatgtgAAGCGCATTGGGTCCTACGAATGCTCTATACAAGACGGTTTTACTATTATTACATCAACATGTGCACACATCAGTGCATGCTAGGATTAGGTATTGTACATGATCGACAGAAAACAGACTTACACAGGCGACCACACAACATGGAGCAGAAAGGGAAGAGACAACAAGACCATGTTAAAGAAACTAAAATAAGAGACAACATGAAAAACTCAGACGAATACAAGGGCACTAATGGACAGCATCTTTTCACAGTTAAATTGATGAAAAGGACTTAAGACAGTTCTGTTTCTGATAAATTATATTTGCACTCGATATATAGTTATCAGTGTGATGTTGTTAGATGAAACTGAAAACAAAAAACCCGCAAGATAACCCTGATCagagtctgacacacacacacacacacacacacacacacacacacacacacacacacacacacacacacacacacacacacacacacacacacacacacacacacacacacacacctgtaagcCGCTGAAGGACGGTACGAAGCACACCCCGTCAGAGTCGGCCACGCTGTAAGCCATGGCGCTGGTCTCCTGGACATCAGAGAACAGCTCTGGAACCACATCACCGAGCTGTCAGCCTCTCACACTCCGCCTATTAAATCTCCTTTCTGTCATCTTACCGCCACCTTACCGTCAGGTCATTGAGTGGACTGTTACCCAAAGAGATTAACAATGGAGAAAAGGTTTGGAGCTTCCAGACAGCCTTCTTAAACCACCCTACATTCTAGTCCTTTAGTGGACTGCTATCCAAAGAGACAAACACTGGAGATAGTGTTAGGGGCGTCTTGCCCAAGAAGGCCTCCCAGGTAGTCTGTGCTGACATGTGGGGCCCCATCCCTTTAATCTGTATACAAATAACAAGATTGGACACTTTCAAACCACGTGCAATGCTGCCCGAAAGTCCAAACCTGCGTGCAGTTGATAAACCGATCCTTCCATATGACTTCTGTGGAGAGCAGAATCGTCCGAATACCAGGTATTGATTGAACAGAAATGTGCAAATTGTTGTCATAATCTTCGTTCTGTGATGTTTATAACGTTTCGCTTGTCAGTTATTAAGAACGGTTATTCCTTCAGGTCCAGAAAAATTcttgaattacatttttttatcgtTGATATGGACGCTGCTTTTGctgaaaaacaaacatggcTGAGATTCATTTTATTCTCAGTTCAAATTGCAATATTATGATTTTTCCCGCATTGAACTGCGAGAAATTAGCCCTTCATAGTCATAATCAGTGGTTGCATATTATGTTTATCTGTTGGTTAACTGCTTGTTTTACATGCAGATGTTGTGTTTTGAGGGGTTTTAAATAGGGGTAGGCGATATTCCATTTAGGAAATATCCAAAATGATTATTACACAACAAGAATTCCAACATGGGAAAACAATGAGCTACATTTTTGTTCGGAATACACGATGACCACCCCCAGTTATTGTATAAATCCATAAGTGCTTGTTTACGACCTATGGCCATGATTTAATTTCTTCAAGCATATATCCTGTATTTAATACATGAACAAGTAATATGCACACAATGTTCTGAACAACCCCAAAATAATTCATTCTTGGTTCCTGTGATAGGAGCGGGACGCTGTGATGAGGAACATTAACGTTACACAATGTAAGAACAGGTCAGAACGTTAGGTCAGAACCTAGTGGATCAGAACCTAGTTGATCACTACCTAGTTGGTCAACCAATTAACCGAGAGACTCAAGATGTCACAGAGTGATCCCGAGGTCCCCCCCGGTTGAAACGGCCAAGTGTCCATCTCGTGGTTACGAATTTAGATTCATTTCTAGCAGCGGCTTGTGGTTCAATGGAGCGTTTGATGACGCTTGCCTGCTGGTGACATAATGACCGTTCTAGGTGATCTGTGGTACTTGGACACATCTGCTCTCTGCAGAGGTCAATGGGGAGGATTGGCGTATGAACTGCATGCAAAATTGGACTGCACGCAGTTTGAAGGGTCAAATTGTGTTGTTTGTACGCACACTGATGAGATCGTGTAGAGTGGAACCCAGGGCCTTTAGGCCAAGGGGTTGagactagagatgtccgatattatcggcccaccgatattatcggcccgatattagcataaaaatgtaatatcggtcaatatcggtatcggatttttttggccttaaaaccgttttttttttttttttttttttttttttttatagctcaaataaatgttttcaaaattgtgcagtacagtgcacattgtaattgactcatatttgtgcatttattcaattaaggttattgagttttagttaaagaaacatactgctatgttgcacatagttgttcaggtacaatgttttatcatttgtgaagtcaagtttgccctatttgttgtgggcattgtcaagattatctcagggagagtgtaatccaaactgttgtctgagaccattaaaaaaataaaaataaacatggcacttttcccttaaattaagttgaagtatttttcttattttgcacagacaatgttaacatttggaaagccttgttacattcaagaatgcatccagtggggcatcacaataacattaagcatgttgtgttcattccacaacaggagatatgtaatgttacctaaattaggtttgaggaaaaataaataacccaaatatcgacatcggtatcggctgatatcggaatcggaaatttagagttggacaatatcgcatatcggatatcggcaaaaaagccaatatcggacatccctagttgAGACAAAACCCTGGCAGCTCCCGGCCATCCTGCCCGTGTTGTCAGTCACCCCCAACACACCAGTGATGGTACTCACCCAGGCCCTGAGCCCATTTGATGGCGGTGCCCGTGTCGGCCGCGTTGCCCTCCGCCAAGTACACAACCTCCTCTCCTATCTTCCACCCCACCACTGGATACAGCCCTAGCAgagttgcgcacacacacacacacacacacacacacacacacacacacacacacacacacacacacacacacacacacacacacacacacacacacaccttgagataactatatttatacattatttctGTTTCGTTTCCATCTTATGTGACGTTACCTGCTGCCGATGTATGTGGTTTGCTGCCGGTGTTGATGTCGACGAAGGCGCCCGTTCCCATGGTGATGTTGACATTGCCCACATCAAAGCAACACTCACCATACATGGCCGCCTGCTGGTCGGCAATCTAACACAATAGGAATGCGTGATCATTTTTATGAATCCATGCAATTTATTATCCAGGTCCTAATTGTATACAagtaaaaacaacaatacacatacaaatacatagttCTTTCATTTGCAGTATTCATTTAAAACTGAGAAAGTAGTAAAAGTTCTGGTACCAAAAAGTATATTCTTCACTTTTGGTCGCCTTTGCAAAGTTGAGAGGTGATGAATAACAGGAGGAGTTCAGCTAACAGGACGGCTTATTATTAACAGGACGTGCCAAACAGCAGCAATCTGGGTCAGgtacttgtttgtttttttccacaaaAGGCTAAATATTTCAACGAATTCCAGACATAACAGACAAACTTTCAGTCAGCATATCTGAGGTATTTAAACATGTATTTTTACCAGGAAGTGGCCTGATTTAACTCACAACATTGGATTTACACGTTCAGGTCCAAAATATGACTCACCAGAGCCATTATGGGTATGGAGACACCGAATATAGAGGAGTGTGTGGATCCAAAGCTATGGCTGTACGGATAGAAGGGACACACACAATTGTATCTGCTGATCGACTTTCACTTTTTACCTTCAATCTTCaaaaattgtgttaaaataaTATACTGCCCACAAGAAGGGCTTTGCCGGTCTAGCTAGAAGCAACCTGTGTTCTTGATTTCTACGGTGATGCTTCAGTAGGACATAGACCACGCCACCTAGACTCTGCGTAGCCCcgccctcccactcctcctacTAAtggtatgttgtacgtcctggtacTTAATGTAAACCCTCATATTTAGatttgtagcatcttatcctagctatctttgttgtatatgggGAAAGGGTTAACTTAGCGATTGTTATTGCTTGAcactttgttctatgaacatccttactgcaccgacatccttctgacaaatgtacttattgtcagtcgctttggacaaaagcatctgctaaatgccctttatgtatatgtatgccCGCACTTTATCAGCTTAATATAAAAACCCTCAGGAAATACAAGTCTTGTCTCACGACAGACGAGCTTTACAACAGTGCTGTAACAAACTATTGTTATAAGATATGATTAAATACAAACTGCTTACTCACATTGTATCTTCCACTTTGGGGAGAATGGAAAATGGCAGTGACAACATAGAGAAGAGTGGGCCACTCCAGCACATCTACAAACACAGGAATTATAGTCACACAGTAAAGTCATATACATCCTGTTACTctgtaaacaacacacacacacacacacacacacacacacacacacacacacacacacacacacacacacacacacacacacacacacacacacacacacacacacacacactagacctGGTAGGGGTCAAACATCCCAGTGGAACTAGCATTAGAGTAGTCTGTGGCATGGACTTCACCTGAGGAGTCAAAAACAAAAGACAGTGTAAAACACAAGCCACAGTGTCGAAATACAAGACACAGACATGGTGTAAAATCACAGGTACAGTATGAAAACAAAGACGCATAGAAAAGGAGCAGTTCAGAGAGCAAAAACATTTGAGTCTTAACTGCATACCcttcaaacacatgcacacacagacacagacataaagTACCATGAAATCCAAACTACTATAAGCCATGCGGTGGACTTACAAAGAAAAACGAAAAAAGTCTCATTTGGTAAGCACAGCACATGGTTCTCCCAAATGACTTTCAATGAACAGAACATAACACACAACATCTGCATGAAATGAGAAGAGCAACACCCTGGCTTCCTAGcaactcaaaaataattgtaGACATATGAACAGCTTAGTTTGTATGCTTTgtgcactcacactcactttCGATAAGAAAGGGTTGGGTTGGAAAGTACTGAGAGTAAAGGCGAATGTACCCTTGGTGAGCTTGAAAAGAAGCCACGTGTCAATGGTCCCGAAGCAGCAGGTGTCCTCGGCCACGGCCTGGCGGAGCTGGAAGCAGAAGGTCATGAGACACGGCATGAGACACGGCATGAGACACGCCTTGAGACACGGCA is a genomic window of Gadus morhua chromosome 8, gadMor3.0, whole genome shotgun sequence containing:
- the gk5 gene encoding glycerol kinase 5 isoform X1; this translates as MATQRNGFKKESFILSVDVGTTTIRCNVFDKGAKIRGTCSSKVVLLYPEPGLVELDPEELFNGFIAVVKGAVQDAGVKMSQIVSLGIATQRGTFTTWDRTTGRPFHNFISYQDLRAIDSVTSWNGSYTMKAVQGAMTLLYLVSRQKRFLAASVLVFSPQQVTFRLLWALTHYTQLRQAVAEDTCCFGTIDTWLLFKLTKGEVHATDYSNASSTGMFDPYQMCWSGPLFSMLSLPFSILPKVEDTIHSFGSTHSSIFGVSIPIMALIADQQAAMYGECCFDVGNVNITMGTGAFVDINTGSKPHTSAAGLYPVVGWKIGEEVVYLAEGNAADTGTAIKWAQGLELFSDVQETSAMAYSVADSDGVCFVPSFSGLQAPLNDPTACASFMGLTPSTNKCHLVRAILESVAFSVRQLYQTMLRETCIPVTKIRVDGGVCTNDFVMQLTTDLIGQKLARPVHHEISCRGAAFVAGLGVGFWKDKEELKRLHTADQMFVPRQAAQSGTELGVVSAEYEAVLRSWEKALQRSMGWYSSRA
- the gk5 gene encoding glycerol kinase 5 isoform X2, which gives rise to MATQRNGFKKESFILSVDVGTTTIRCNVFDKGAKIRGTCSSKVVLLYPEPGLVELDPEELFNGFIAVVKGAVQDAGVKMSQIVSLGIATQRGTFTTWDRTTGRPFHNFISYQDLRAIDSVTSWNGSYTMKLRQAVAEDTCCFGTIDTWLLFKLTKGEVHATDYSNASSTGMFDPYQMCWSGPLFSMLSLPFSILPKVEDTIHSFGSTHSSIFGVSIPIMALIADQQAAMYGECCFDVGNVNITMGTGAFVDINTGSKPHTSAAGLYPVVGWKIGEEVVYLAEGNAADTGTAIKWAQGLELFSDVQETSAMAYSVADSDGVCFVPSFSGLQAPLNDPTACASFMGLTPSTNKCHLVRAILESVAFSVRQLYQTMLRETCIPVTKIRVDGGVCTNDFVMQLTTDLIGQKLARPVHHEISCRGAAFVAGLGVGFWKDKEELKRLHTADQMFVPRQAAQSGTELGVVSAEYEAVLRSWEKALQRSMGWYSSRA